A stretch of Lathyrus oleraceus cultivar Zhongwan6 chromosome 6, CAAS_Psat_ZW6_1.0, whole genome shotgun sequence DNA encodes these proteins:
- the LOC127098464 gene encoding multiple organellar RNA editing factor 2, chloroplastic: MARLISLSTLPSSLLPPNRLLSSSIRLPSQASPSSSSRFTTIRCRINRAGNSTYSPLDSRNSNFSERPPMDMAPLFPGCDYEHWLIVMDKPGGEGATKQKMIDCYVQTLAKVLGSEEEAKKKIYNVSCERYFGFGCEIDEETSNKLEGLPGVLFVLPDSYVDPENKDYGAELFVNGEIVQRSPERQKRVEPQPQRHQDRPRYNDRTRYVRRKESTR; encoded by the exons ATGGCAAGACTTATTTCTCTCTCTACCCTCCCCTCCTCTCTCCTTCCCCCTAACCGTCTTCTTTCCTCCTCCATCCGCCTCCCCTCTCAAGCATCTCCATCCTCTTCCTCCCGTTTCACCACCATCCGATGCCGAATCAACCGTGCCGGAAATTCGACCTACTCCCCACTGGACTCAAGAAATTCGAATTTCAGCGAGCGGCCACCCATGGACATGGCCCCACTCTTCCCTGGTTGTGACTATGAACACTGGCTTATTGTTATGGATAAGCCTGGCGGTGAAGGTGCCACTAAACAGAAAATGATTGATTGCTACGTTCAAACCCTCGCTAAGGTCCTTGGAAG TGAAGAGGAAGCTAAGAAGAAGATTTACAATGTTTCCTGTGAGAGGTACTTTGGATTTGGATGTGAGATTGATGAGGAGACATCTAATAAGCTGGAAG GGTTGCCTGGAGTTCTGTTTGTTCTCCCAGATTCATATGTTGATCCTGAAAACAAGGACTATGGTG CTGAGTTATTTGTGAATGGAGAGATCGTACAGAGGTCACCTGAAAGACAGAAAAGGGTGGAGCCACAGCCACAGAGACATCAAGACAGACCAAGATACAATGATAGAACAAGGTATGTCCGACGCAAAGAAAGTACAAGATGA